tggtatcccagctggtcccataaatgtatAATTgttgatatacagttgcaataaaaagtatgtgaaccctttggaatgatatggatttctgcacaaattggtcataaaatatgatctgatcttcatctaagtcacaacaatagacaatcagtctgcttaaactaataacacacaaataattaaatgttaccatgttctattgaacaaaccatgtaaacattcacagtgcaggtggaaaccCTATGATATTAACTGGTTGAAtgttctttggcagcaataacttcaaccaaacctttcctgtagttgcagatcagacgtgcacaacggtcaggagtaattcttgaccattcctctttacagaactgtttcagttcagcaatattcttgggatgttgtcagggaacagagaggaaggaaagagggtgcactctgactccaccctcaacccctgtccctgcctacttacactacccgCCCTAGGCGATGGGGCGTAACTGGGCGAGGGTACCTTACTTACGTAAGTGAACAGAGGAAAGATACGGAAGGTCAACAAGCcaagggtcagaaccaggagaacaAATGGAGCTGGCAAATGTAAAGTCAACAGTCAGAGCCGAGGTCAATCCAGGAGAGCAATACGTACAAAGGATGAGATGAAGTCGAGGTCaaagaacgagccgaggtcacaaGAATCAGAATAAGCAGCCGCAGACTAGAACCAAGGAAGCACCAATGGACcagtatcacaggcaacctgtggccagaaggttgcctgtatttatagtggggagtgagggtcatgtgacgtggctagTGTCACATGAgcaacagacagacaagtcgagcaccaagtggtcagctcagcgctcaaggcagacctaggagcagggagcctcccagctagcaaagccgccctgggaacgaggccgaacacagatcctcgctcccgaagctaagcagcaggtctgcggctgatgggagacagagtgcgccttcggtgccccatcacagtacccctcttttacgaggggccaccggacccaagcccTTGGGTACAAATCTCCCAGGATGCTCATCATGAAACTTATTGATGAGCCTCAGGGGCGTGGATTTCAGTAGCTGGGACCCAAGACCTCTCCTTGGGTCCATAGCCCTTCCAGTGGACAAGGTACTGCCAGGAGTTTCGGACCTTTCTAACATCCACAATTCTGGAGACTACAAACTCCTCTTTATTGTCAATTTGTATGGGAGGAGGAGCTGACTGCGACGGAACAATGGATGGAATATATTTCTTAAGCAACGATTTATGGAAAACATTATGAAAACGAAATGAGTCCGGCAATCTCAATGATACAGGATTAATAACGCCAATAATCTCATACAGCCCAACAAACCATGGCGCCAGTTTCCTAGAAGACACCGTCAGTGGTAGATTCCGAGTAGACAACCAGACCCTGTCACCAAGCTCAAAATGAATCCCTTAGAACGCTTCCTGTTAGCCATCCGTTTGTTGTTGTTCTTGGGCTTTTTGCAGGTTCACTTGGACCCGTGcctaaactgtgcacagttcagaagtTACTCTATCAGCCTCATAATTAGACGAAGGTATCAACGAGCTAGAGTTAAAATCGAGGATGGATTCCAAGGTTACAAAAGAAAGAGGAAACCTCAGTAGAAGAATTCACatggttatttatagcaaattcTGTCAGCGAAAGATATTTTACCCAGACATATTGATTTTCAGAGATGTAGGATCTTAAAAATTGCTCAAGAGTCTGATTTAGTCGTTCCGTCTGACCATTAGTCTCGGGGTGAAAAGCAGACGAAAAGGCCAAAGAAATCCCAATTCTCTGAAAGAAAGCTCTCCAGAATTTAGAATCTGGATCAATAAAAACAGTAGCTAGACTCTTACCACTAGGAAGTTTACTCAGAGGAACGAAATATGCCATCTTACTAAATCTGTCAACCAGTACCTAAACCACTGACTTACCCTCAGAAGACGGCAGGTCAGTaatgaaatccatagaaatataCGACCAGGgcttactgggaatgggtagttGTTGTAACTCTCCGGCAGAACATGTCCTAGGAGTTTTGGATCTGGCGCACACTTCACAAGCAGATAAATATGCATTGACGTCTCTTAACAAAGTAGGCCCACCAGTATGATCTGGAAGCCAACTCACGAGTGCCTTCCATGCCAGGGCGACCGTATAAAACTGAATCATGACACTCGCCCAATAACTGAAGCCGAAAATGCACGGTAACGAATAACTTATCTGAAGGTGTATGTGCAGGCGCTAGATGTTGAGCTGATTCAATATCAGAGGCCAAATTAGAGGATACTGATGCCATGATGATTTTGGCTGGAAGGATGGGTTCCGAAGGGGTATCGGAAGACTGAAGGGCAGAAAAGCTTCTTGATGTTAtgttcttacttcctggcctgtaagtaatggaaaaattaaattGAGTAAAGAAtaatgcccatctggcttgacgaggGTTTAGACACTTAGCAGACTCAAGAAATaacaaattcttatgatcagtaagaaAGGTAATTCTATGTTTTgccccctccccaaaaaaatgtctccattcctcaaatgcccacttaataGCTAGCAACTCACGGTTCCCAatatcataattcctttctgtaGGAGAAAATTCTCTGGAGAAAAGGCACAGTGTCTGAGGTTAGAAGGTCCTTGGGACAATACTGCCCCTACTCCATCCTCAGAGGCATCTACCTCCATCATAAAAGGTTCCTCCAGATTTGGTTGAATTAAGACTGGGGCACTACTAAAACTTCGTTTAAGATTCTCGAAGGCTTCAATGGCTTCCTCAGTCCAATTGACTAGATCCGCCCCTTTCTTGGTAAGATCAGTTAACGGTTTGGCGATAATGGAACATTTCAACTTCGAGGAGGAATGACTGATAAATAGCATAACAAAGTCataaatgttccagaattgtaATTTCATGTGGATTAGAACTATTTACTAAAATCTACCATTTGTAATACTGGTGTGTGGGGCAGAAGGGACACCAGCGCCAGGGTGTGAGCGCgacctctgcatcccctatagctactcccctaATACAGGGAGACTGCTCTCTTTCATGAGTAGACTTTATGAAGCGTTCAGTTCTTATTGCTTGTACGCTGCATTCCTGAGCACAACAATTCCCATACTGAAAGGCATGTATTAAAAACAGCAAATTTATTTAGTTTGAGGTACTCGTTTTACAGAACGGACCTACGTCCAAAATGTAAGGTTTTCTTATGGAAAAAAGTGTAAATACCAGACATTTTATATACAAATGTTAATACATTAAAATACAGCCATGGGTTGTGTAATGAACATTCGGATGCAGAGACAGTATGATACAGATAGCAGTCCTCAATGAAAGTATAGACATGAATGTAACACCTTTGGGAATTCTGATATCAACAATTATCATGTACAATGTGATTTATAGTTAAAAACACAATACATTCTTACTCGATACAACACTAAAATCATCTCTTACAATACACAATTATAAAATAACTACAAATATACATCTATCACCACCTTCAGTGTTCTGTCAGTTTTCCGGAATAATGAAAccggtataaagtagaactggcttacttgcccatagcaaccaatcagattccacctttcagtaTTCACAGTTACTttcgaaaatgaaaggtggactctgattggttgccatgggcaactaagccacttctgctttacacaagtttgataaTTCCCCCCCATTGTTGTTGTTGCAAAGGTCAATAAAAACCCGACGGCCTCCATAATATAGCAGTGGTCAATGTGTACTGTGATGATCTACGTTGTGTAGTTTCATTTAGTGAGCCTTCAGTCTAAATCGGAAATCAACATCATTTGTGGGCGGTAAAATGCCTAGGCCTGCACGGGACTGATCTAGGGGTGGGCATTTAgcatttttatctgcaagttccATATCAAAGTAAGAAATCAGGAGAGTCAGTAACTGTTTGATCTCAAGCACGGCAAATTGACGTCCAGGGCATTTGGTTCTCCCAGACCCAAACGGCAAGTAGTAATACTTTAATTTCTTTCCTTTGAGGTAAAAATCTGTCTTCCCTTTGCCATTCTCATCTAGGAAACGATCATATTTGAATACCTGAAAAATAAGAGTCATATAAGTATTGATCCTGATATTCATAAATTAGTAATGGTGGACTTCTCTATGCTTTCTGGAAATAACAGGCAAAGAATTTATAGCTATCCTATAGTAATTGGATGGTAAACTAGGCCACACAAAAGGTCTTGGAAGATGTAATACATACCATGGGGTCCTCATAAACTTCAGGATCCCAATGAACGGTCTGCGGGTAGAGGGCGACAATGTCATCTTTACGGATGCCGTATACCCCCTTTTCTTCAAGTTGTAAGGTAAAATTCTCCTTGGCCACTCTGATGTTTATTGATGCACTGGATAGCCTCATTGATTCCTTGATGATGCTGTCTGTGTAGGGAAAGACCAGAACAATTGTAATTTAGGAATAgttagggtagtttcacactagcgttattcttttccggtattgagttctgtcccaggggctcaatactggaaaaaaaaacaccgcttcagttttatcctaatgcattgtgaatggagagcaatccgttcagtttgcatcagatgTCTTTAGTTCGgtcctcttacggtatttggctggagaaaataccttTCTCCCATccaaggtgtagggaaatgacatcattgtgtgcgTGTTatggaatgcatgcactcagattgcagcagacaactggctggccccctgaggctcacagcaccacacgcccagccatgtcacaaacacaaggtggggccgcatagtaaataggctgataaacctcaaatcaattgatcctttgaagtcaccagccacctggagacatatccaccccctgcaggaactcGCTGAACGCTGTggccctatatatatattttataagggacacggtctaaaggaggcacatatttcccacaggggccaccatgagcccttggggatcaccatgggcagacgtgcgcagatgctgggcacatcgtcccatgatgctgtggttaatgtatgcacatatataccatacatgcccgcacatgtttgcaggcatgcatggatatatatgcataggtctcaacccttcctcaacagatacat
This sequence is a window from Bufo gargarizans isolate SCDJY-AF-19 chromosome 5, ASM1485885v1, whole genome shotgun sequence. Protein-coding genes within it:
- the LOC122939329 gene encoding cytochrome P450 7A1-like, translating into MLTISLIWGVVEAVCCFFWLIVGIRRRQPGEPPLENGLIPYLGCALQFGANPLEFLRSRQKKYGDVFTCKIAGKFVHFVTDPFSFDVVMHHGRHFDWQKFLYSTSAKLGYFHTSDSIIKESMRLSSASINIRVAKENFTLQLEEKGVYGIRKDDIVALYPQTVHWDPEVYEDPMVFKYDRFLDENGKGKTDFYLKGKKLKYYYLPFGSGRTKCPGRQFAVLEIKQLLTLLISYFDMELADKNAKCPPLDQSRAGLGILPPTNDVDFRFRLKAH